TTCAGATCGAGCTTTTTGGCAAGGAAATTTTGAGCTTTTATACAAGCGAAGATGCAAATTTATTAAGCCTTTATTTTGACGAGTACAACTACGTGCAAGCAAGCTCTCACCTAAGCGAGCAGTCGCTTTTTGGTGGCAAAAATATCCTCTATGTAAAAAGCGACAAAAAGATCCCGGCAAAAGAACTAAAAGAGCTCATCTCGCTTTGCGCAAAAAGCCAGGACAATTACTTTTTGTTTGAGCTTTATGAGGCCGATATGAAGCTAGTTTTTGATACGCAAAAGGCTTTTGGGGCAAATTTTGCGAGATTTTTCAAGCCCACAACTCCAGATGAGGCGATAAATTTACTAGCCAAAAACTCGGCCAAAATAGGCCTAAACATAACCAAAAACGCACTTTATGAGCTTTATTTTACTCATAATGAAAATTTATACCTTGCAGCAAGTGAGCTAACGAAGCTAAAGAGCCTAAACGCTCATATCGAACAAGACGATGTAAAAAGGCTGGTTTTTGGGCTTGGCGGGATAAATTTTGATGATTTTTTCAATAAATTTATGGCTCTAAAAGATATAAAAAACGACTTTTTTACCTACTTAGAAGATCCAAATTTTAATGAAATTTTACTTCTAAACTCACTTTACAAAGCATTTTTTAGGCTATTTAAAATTTACTCTTACATCAAGATAAATGGCCGCTTAAATTTAGATGAAGCGATCGGTTATCAGCCACCAGTAAATGTGGCAAATTTACTAAAAGCAAATAGCTTAAAGCTAAGTTTAAATGCCTATTTGGAGATATTTAAAACGCTAAATTTAGCCGAGCTAGAGTTAAAAACAAATACGAAAATGGATAAAGAAATTTTCGTCTTATCGATCATTTTAAATCTGCAACACCTCATATCAACAGCAAATATTAAGTAAATTTAAGCTAAAATCCACCCTTGCTTAATGCAAAATCCTTGCTCACAAAGTGAGCTAAATATCCATAAGGAGAAAAAATGAAACATTACGAGCTTTTATTTATTCTTAAGCCGACATTGACGGAAGAGGAAGTTAAAGCTAAGGTTGATTTCGTAAAAGAAGTCATAACAAAAAACGGCGGCGAGATCGCTACTGTCGTTGAGATGGGCACTAGAAAACTAGCTTATGCCATCAAAAAATATGAGCGTGGAACATATTTTGTTATCTACTACAAAGCTCCACCAGCACTTCTTGCAGAGCTTACAAGAAACGTAAGGATCACTGAAGATATCATAAGATTTTTAAGCGTTAAATATGAAAACAAACGCGAAATCGCAGCTTGGGAAAGACTTTGCAAAGGTATCAAGCAAACTATAAAAAAAGAGACTCGCGAGCCAAGAGCACCACGTGAGCCAAGAGCTGAAAAAGTAGACGAGCAAACATTTACAGAAGAATAATCAAGGATAAAAAATGTTCAATAAAGTAGTATTAGTTGGAAATTTAACCAGAGATATAGAGCTTAGATATACTACTAGCGGCGTTGCCATAGGAAATTCTAGTATAGCTGTGACACGCAAAATCACCTCAAATGGGGAAAGAAGAGATGAGACTTGCTTTATTGATATATCATTTTTTGGCAAGAGTGCAGAGATAGCAAACCAATATCTCAACAAGGGATCGAAGCTGCTTATCGAAGGAAGACTTAAATTTGACCAATGGACCGACAATAACGGACAAAACCGCTCAAAACACTCTATCGCCGTTGAGAGCATGGAAATGCTTGGCTCAAATAACCAAACGCAACAAGGCGGATACTCTATGAATAGCCAAAATAGCGGTGGCTACGGACAGCAAGGCGGATATCAAAATAACCAATATAACCGCCAACAAGAAGCTAGACCGCAAGCTGCGCCGCAAAGAAAGCAAGAGAGTTATTCAGAAGTTCCTGATATAGACGTTGATGCTGATAGCTTCAACAATGAAGAAATACCGTTTTAATTTTAAAGGATAAAAAATGGCAGAAAAAAGAAAATATTCACGCAAATATTGCAAATTTACAGAAGCAAAAATTGATTTTATAGACTACAAAGACACTTCACTTTTGAAGTATTGCTTGTCAGAGAGATTTAAAATCATGCCAAGACGCCTAACTGGCACATCAAAAAGATACCAAGAGATGGTAGAAAAAGCGATCAAGAGAGCTCGCCACGCAGCTATCATACCTTACATAGTTGATCGCAAAGACGTAGCTACAAACCCTTTTGAAGGTCTATAATCCATAAATTTTAGCCCTATTTTGGGCTAAAATCTTTTAAATTCAACTCTTAATCTTTACTATTTCTAATCTTTTATAAAATTTTCTCATCAAATTCTTAAATTTATAAGCATTTCAAAATCACCAACATAGCCAAATTTGTTTAAATGTTATCTGCTTTTTAAATTTACCTCTTAAATCTATCATGCTTTTCTAAAAAACTTTTTTATAAATTTACTAGCCAATTTTTTAAATTTTATAAGCATTTTAAAGCCTCCAAAGTAGCCAGATTTCTCTAGACATTATCTATTTTTTAAATTTACATATTAAATTTCATCAAGTTTTTTTGAAAGTCTTTTATAAATTTCACTCGTTATGTTCTTAAATTTATGCACCATTTTTAAACAACAAAATATTCAACGAATGCTTTTTAAATTTATTACGCAGTTTTATATTATTTGCAAGTTAAACTTAGAGCTTGTCCATGAAAATTCTGCCAATGACACAAAACACCAAAAAACACAAAATAAAATTTAAAACAAGAGTTAAAAGCGAATAATAAATTTAGGGGCAAAGCGCCCCTGGTTTTAGTATAGACCGAAAGTTCCGTCTGTTCTTTTGTAGATGACGCGCATTTTGGCATCGACGTCGTTAAATACGTAAAATTGTTTATCGCTTGATTTTAGTTTATCAAGTGCTTCTTCTACCTCAAGAGGTTTGTAAATTTCAAGCTCCATAGGCACGATCTCCTCAACACCTTCGATCTTTTCTTCGCCTATTCTCGAGCGAAATTCTTTATCATCAGCCTTGCCTTTTACTGTAAATTTCTTATCGTGCTCTCTTCTTAAAACTTTTGAAGCCTTTTCGATAGCAAGATCGATCGCTGCATAGAGATCTTTATCTTTTTGGCGAACGACTATCGTGTCTTTGTGAGCCATATTTAGAGAAAATTCTGCATTAAAGCCCTTTTTACCTTGCTTTTCATCCGCTCCTACTACGCATCTTGCTGAGATGATGTCAAGGTTGTACTTGCCAAGGGTGTCAAAAGCGTCTTGGATGTAGTTTTTGATGGGCTCTGTTAGCTCAAATTGTTTTCCTACAATGCTTATGTTCATCGCAATCTCCTTTATAGAAAGTAAGATGATTATAACACGACGAAACTAAAAGCAAATTAAAGTAAAATCTTTATAAAATTTTAAAGTTTCTGAAGAGTTCGTTTGTGAAAATTTATAGGATTTGAGGCTTTTCCTGGTTTTGAGCTGACAAAGACATCGAGCATTATCGTGCCTTGATTTACTCCAGTAGCAGCCACTGCATCACCAGAACAAATGCCCATATCGCCAAAGTATTTTATAAATACCTCGAAAGTAAATAGCTCCCCAAATTCGCCTTTTATTGGATTATTCTTATCGCCAATACAAACTGCCCCAGCTTTATAAAAATCATTACTGAGAACGGCTAGTATCGCATATTCTGTCGCTGCGCGAGCTACTAGCTCACTTTGCTCTCTTAGGTAAATTTCGCTATTTTGCTTAACTGAAGTACTAGCGATCGAAAGAGCTAGCATACAAATAGAGCTTGCGATCACCACAAAAAATATCGCTGCAATGAGCGTAAATCCTCGCCTCATCAATAAACCGCCTTTGACTTACAGATGGTTATCTCTGAGTTTTTTGCCCTCATGCAAAGTTTTAGCACGATGACGCCATTTTTTTCAGTAAAGACAAACCTCGTAACGTTTTTGGCGAGGGTTGCTTTTTCGCCATTTTGTTTATATTTTTCTCCCATCCATGGACGATAGTCGTAGTATAAATTTAGATCAAAGACGCCATTTGCCGCATCTTTTGGATCAGCGCTTTGCTCTGGCACTATGGCATTTGCTGTGTAGGCTAGATGATACTGTTCTGAAATTTGCTTGTTTGCAAAACCAGAAATTTCTAGAGTATCGCCATCAGTGCTTTTTACACCAACTTTTGCTATGTCTAAATTTGAAATATCTTTATACCCAAAAGAGTTTTGCACATTGTAATAAACATCAGAAAATATCGCTACAACGCCACCATCTTTATCTTTAAAATCAACACAAGTGGCATTTGTATCTTCCCTGCAAGTTAGATCTTTTATGGTTTCAACAACTTCGGTAGAAAAATTACTTCCAGGACTTATCAGACCAGTTGCTGGCGAGCTCTTAGCAAGATCCGCATAGCCACTATATCTGCCTGCTTTATTACCAGAAGGCACATCGTTAAAAATTTCATACGCATAGGGGATAAATTCTAAAATTTCATACTCGGCATTTAAATTTACCCCGCTATCGTTTAGCGCCAAAAAAGCTCCATCAGTTTTTCTAGCGATCACGCTTGGCTTTATGCGGTGCTCTAGCCTCTTTGAAATTTGCTCCAGTGCGATCTCCGTTTGCGTCTCGAGCTCATTTACTGTCTTTGTTTGAAAGTAGTTTGAGTAGATGTTCATTATGGCGTTAAAGCTCATCATAGCAATGATACCAAGCACGACGATAACGACTACAAGCTCAAGAAGAGTAAAGGCTCTTTTCATTTCCACACTTTCGTATTTAGCGAGCCGCCCTCACCTAGATTAAAAGCGTAAGCTCTTAGCACTGATGTAGTCTCTTGTTTTGTGTTGTTTTTATACGAAGTAGCAGTTACAATTATCTCTTTTACGTCGCTGTTGTCTAGCCCTAAATTTGGCTTAAAATCCCCATTACCATTTTTTATTCTGACGTTATATTCTGAGCCAACTATATAGTCTCTGCTTTGATTTGCTGTGTTTAAATTTTTATTTTTTGTTTTGTAATAATCCACAGACCTCACTGCCGCATCAGGTGCTAGATCTGGTGAATTTTCATAGGCAAAAACTCTATGTCCATCGCCTGTTATTTTATTTATCTTATAAAATTCGTTTCTATGATCACCTGGCTTTAAGATGATAGGAAAAAAGTAGGCTGTCTCAGCGCTACTGCCGCCGATATTTGTCGAGACCTTGATGACCTTGTCGCTAAAAGGAGCTTTTAAGATAAGCCCCATGTAGGTCTTAGCATTCATCAAGCTCTCTTGTGTAACCGCCTTTTGATTTAGCTCAGATGTGGTCTTTAGCACAAGCGGTATCGACGTGCTGATGATCGCTACAACGACTATCGAGAGGATAAGCTCTATAAGAGAAAAGCCTCTTTTTACCAAGAAATTCTCCTATTTGTCTTATCGCTTAGATCGTTAAAGTTATTTTCGCCGCCTATAACATTTCCCACGTCACCTTTACTAGAGCCACTTTTTAGGGTCTTGCCAGCCCAGTCGCCATTTGGCACGAGAAATCTCACTGTAAAATCATTTGTCGCTGCATCTTTATCAAATTCATTATATATGAGCCAGTTTTCTGTATGCATCTTAGCTATATCTGTAACCGCTCGGTCATTTTTTACATAAATGTAGCTGACGCCGTCACTAAGTGCTGTCTCTTTGGCTGTATCTCGTGTAGTGTGATTTGAAAATTCGTAACTATCGACATTGCCATAACTAGCATCGTGCAGAGGATTTACATACCATGAGTGCGTACCTGCAAACTCCTCCCAGCGAGCGCTTGATCCAGGCTTTTGCAACATAAATTTACTCTCGTCGCAACCATTGCAATACACTCCGTAGTAAATTTTTGCCTTAAAGCCAGTGTTTGGCCCCTCATAGTAAGGTGCGTATGTCCTAGCGTAGTAAAATTTCGCAGATGTTTTTGTGGTTGGCTTTTTGTAATTGCCATTATTTTTTGTTTTATTTGCATCGACTAAACTCTCAAACGTGAAAGTATCACTTGTTACCTCAAAAGGATTTTTAACCATATTTTTCTCGCGCTTGAAGTTAAATTTGAGATTTACATCAGCGTAGCCACCTTTAAACGCTTCTTTTTTAACTTCAAAGAGCCCTTCGTGTAAAGAAGATGGATTTACTTTTTCGACTTTACTAGCATCAAGATTGCCAAAAAACAAAATTTCACTATTTAGCTTGGCTAGCCCATCTGTATCATTTTTTAGTAAAGTGCCATTGTTATCAGTATAGCCATCTATCATTTCTCCTACTTTTATCTTAAAGCGTGTATTGTTTGAGTAACAACCGTCTTTATATAAAAGCGCGGGATTATCATCAAAAAGTCTAGCTTTTACTCTAAAACTCAAGATAGGAGTAAAGCTCGCACTGCTTTCATTTGCGATGTAGCTAATGCCTCTTGGCAAAATTTTAAACTCGCTTACTTCAAGATCATTTGGCTCAAAACCAAATTTTTTCTCGCCAAATTCTATATCGCAACCGACCTTGCCTTCGGTATTTTCATTATTATCACTCTTATCAAGCACACAGTCACTATCTTGTGGTGGAGTTTTTTTATCTATGCTTGTATAGCTTTTATCCACCACATAAAATTTAGCATTTCCGATATCAGAGAAAGAAAATCCCTCTTTA
Above is a window of Campylobacter concisus DNA encoding:
- the holA gene encoding DNA polymerase III subunit delta; this encodes MYRKDLELNLANANLSNYFLLFGADEFQIELFGKEILSFYTSEDANLLSLYFDEYNYVQASSHLSEQSLFGGKNILYVKSDKKIPAKELKELISLCAKSQDNYFLFELYEADMKLVFDTQKAFGANFARFFKPTTPDEAINLLAKNSAKIGLNITKNALYELYFTHNENLYLAASELTKLKSLNAHIEQDDVKRLVFGLGGINFDDFFNKFMALKDIKNDFFTYLEDPNFNEILLLNSLYKAFFRLFKIYSYIKINGRLNLDEAIGYQPPVNVANLLKANSLKLSLNAYLEIFKTLNLAELELKTNTKMDKEIFVLSIILNLQHLISTANIK
- the rpsF gene encoding 30S ribosomal protein S6, with the translated sequence MKHYELLFILKPTLTEEEVKAKVDFVKEVITKNGGEIATVVEMGTRKLAYAIKKYERGTYFVIYYKAPPALLAELTRNVRITEDIIRFLSVKYENKREIAAWERLCKGIKQTIKKETREPRAPREPRAEKVDEQTFTEE
- a CDS encoding single-stranded DNA-binding protein, giving the protein MFNKVVLVGNLTRDIELRYTTSGVAIGNSSIAVTRKITSNGERRDETCFIDISFFGKSAEIANQYLNKGSKLLIEGRLKFDQWTDNNGQNRSKHSIAVESMEMLGSNNQTQQGGYSMNSQNSGGYGQQGGYQNNQYNRQQEARPQAAPQRKQESYSEVPDIDVDADSFNNEEIPF
- the rpsR gene encoding 30S ribosomal protein S18, which gives rise to MAEKRKYSRKYCKFTEAKIDFIDYKDTSLLKYCLSERFKIMPRRLTGTSKRYQEMVEKAIKRARHAAIIPYIVDRKDVATNPFEGL
- the hpf gene encoding ribosome hibernation-promoting factor, HPF/YfiA family is translated as MNISIVGKQFELTEPIKNYIQDAFDTLGKYNLDIISARCVVGADEKQGKKGFNAEFSLNMAHKDTIVVRQKDKDLYAAIDLAIEKASKVLRREHDKKFTVKGKADDKEFRSRIGEEKIEGVEEIVPMELEIYKPLEVEEALDKLKSSDKQFYVFNDVDAKMRVIYKRTDGTFGLY
- a CDS encoding prepilin-type N-terminal cleavage/methylation domain-containing protein translates to MKRAFTLLELVVVIVVLGIIAMMSFNAIMNIYSNYFQTKTVNELETQTEIALEQISKRLEHRIKPSVIARKTDGAFLALNDSGVNLNAEYEILEFIPYAYEIFNDVPSGNKAGRYSGYADLAKSSPATGLISPGSNFSTEVVETIKDLTCREDTNATCVDFKDKDGGVVAIFSDVYYNVQNSFGYKDISNLDIAKVGVKSTDGDTLEISGFANKQISEQYHLAYTANAIVPEQSADPKDAANGVFDLNLYYDYRPWMGEKYKQNGEKATLAKNVTRFVFTEKNGVIVLKLCMRAKNSEITICKSKAVY
- a CDS encoding type II secretion system protein, whose product is MVKRGFSLIELILSIVVVAIISTSIPLVLKTTSELNQKAVTQESLMNAKTYMGLILKAPFSDKVIKVSTNIGGSSAETAYFFPIILKPGDHRNEFYKINKITGDGHRVFAYENSPDLAPDAAVRSVDYYKTKNKNLNTANQSRDYIVGSEYNVRIKNGNGDFKPNLGLDNSDVKEIIVTATSYKNNTKQETTSVLRAYAFNLGEGGSLNTKVWK